A segment of the Pogoniulus pusillus isolate bPogPus1 unplaced genomic scaffold, bPogPus1.pri scaffold_47_arrow_ctg1, whole genome shotgun sequence genome:
GTTCTGGTTGATTTTTCTTTGCCTTAACCTCTGCCTTTCATACTTTCATCTTGATTGATTGAGTCTTTTCCAAGACAGGCAGCACTTGGAAGGCACTTGAAACAGTTGCAAGGTGGTTgataagggggctggagtattGAGGCCCCACTGTTCCCTTTGGGAGTAAAAGCTGCTAACACTGAACTGGCAGCTGCTTTTTCACCCTCCATAGTCGTCAGGGTGTCAAAGATCAATCGCCATGGAAGGATGAGTttttcagcatctttggagcccTCATTTACTTCTCTTTCCAGGGCCTGTCCCAAGGCCTTCCAGGTGGTCACTTCAGGGCTGCCtccaccccagggagcagggatcACTCTTTTGCCCAACAAAAGAGGGCTCTTAAGGCCTGACCATCCTGTGATAAACCTCTCTTGGAGAGGAAACATTGGAGGAGCTTCACTACCGCCTCTCCTTCCTTGCTGAGCACAGACCCCATCTCCACCCAGCCACTCACCTGATCAGGGTGAGAGTCCCCAGTTTCTCTCTAGGCCTGCACACCTCACCCGATCCCCGGGGCAGGGATCGATTCGAGCGGCTTCCCGCtttgccttctctctctctccagctgtCTTCACATCCTCCTGAGGAGAATTTACAGCTGCTGAGGAAGGACAACTCTCACTGTTCCTTGTGCCTGAGGGGGTCAGGTCCCACTGTTCAGTGTGCCAAATGTTGCAGACTtatctgcttgcttgcttgcccaCGGGAAATGTGGTCAGAGCCCTCACGGGTCAGTGTGGtcaaaggcaatgccacatggacccCAGACCATTCAATGTGGATTATGCCAGAGACATTTATTGATCATTCAGTGCCACAAGGCacaggcctacacattagcataattagtcaaggacaactcattccatcagcataaaccacgcctTGTTTGTCGCATTAAAAAGGTGTCTGTTATCtctcccttctgagataaggtaggcagcagctggtgggaaccaaggtcagcatccatctGTTACTCTTCTCCTTCACTCTGTTCTCACAtctcttcttcactttgcattcccacagaaaCACACTTAAAATTCCTTGGCCTGCTGGAAGGCATCATGGCTACTGGTGAACCAATGAGAACCCTCTGGGGAGCTTCAGGGCTGCTGGAAGGAGTCGGTTCCAGTGAAGAGCTTAGGGAAAGTCCATCAGAAGCCCTGGACTGGGGCTGATTGGATCCTGAGCCATTTAGTAGTCCCTCAGAAGCCTCAGTTCTACTGGGATGCAGCAGGGTGAGTGTTGGGCTCCTGCAACACCTGATAGAAGCCCTAGGGCAGCTGGGATTCTGCAGGGCCACAGGCTGCTGAGTGGCTTGTGCTGTTGGCCAGGTCATGcaggatgatcatagaatcatagaatcaaccaggttggaagagacctccaagatcatcctgtccaacctagcacccagcccagtcaaccagaccatggcactaagtgcctcatccaggctttccttgaatacctccagggatggtgactccaccacctccctgggcagcccattccaatgccaatcactctctctgggaagaacttcctcctaacatccagcctagacttcccctggcacaactagagcctgtgtcaccttgttctattgctggttgcctgggagaagagaccaaccccacctggctacagcctcccttcaggtagttgtagacagcaatgaggtcatccctgagattcctcttctgcaggctgcacacccccagctccctcagcctctcctcataggctttgtgttccaggcctttcatcagcttcatcgcccttctctggacaccttccagcacctcaacatctctcttgaattgaggggcccagaactggacacagcactcaaggtgtggcctgagcagtgctgagtacagggcaagaataacctcccttgtcctactggccacactattcctgatgcaggccaggatgccattggctctcttggccacctgggcacactgctgcctcatcttcagcctactatcaaccagtacccccagctccctttcttcctgactggtctcagccactctgtccccagcctgtagcactccttggggttgttgtggccaaaatgcagaaccctgcacttggccttcttcaatctcatcccactggcctctgcccacccatccagcctgtccaggtccctctgcagggctctgctgtcctccaacagatcaatacctgctcctagcttggtggcatctgcaaacttactgatgctggactcaatcccctcatccagatcatcaataaagatattgaacaggactgggcccagcactgatccttggggcacaccaccagtgacagctgccaactggatgtggcaccattcaccaccactctctgggctcagccatccagccaggtcctgacccagcacacagtgaatctgtccaagccatgagctgccagcttggctaggagcttcttgtggcagacagtgacaaaggctttgctgaagtccagctagactacatccacagcctgccccacattcaccaggcaggaacctgatcataaaaggagatcaggttggtgagacaggccctgcccttcctaaacccatgctggctgggcctgatcccttggccatcctggtggtgctttgtgatggcactcaagatgacctgttccatgcccttgcctggcactgaggtcaggctctcACTCTAACAGATGGCTTTCAGCACctgttttcacaggatcacaggagcagaggatgttaggggtggaagggacctccagagatcattgggtccaaccttcctgccagagcaggaccacagaatctagcacagggcacagaggaatgcattcagacagggctagaaagtcaccagagaaggagactccacaacctctcagggcagcctgtgccagtgctctgtgacccttacagtcaagaatttcatcatgctgaggtggaacttcctgtgctgcagtttgtacCCATTACCCCAGATACCCATGGTGCAATATtccagctgaggtctcaccagggtagagtagagggggaggagaacctcccttggcttgctggccacactcctcttaatgcaccccaggattccattggccttcttgggtgGGGTCAGAGGTGATGAAGCTCTTCTGGGAAGAGACCAAAGCAGCTTggaaggttcagactggagatgaggacaaAGAAATGTCACTCAGCTGATAGATCTGATAGGGATGAGGTCACCCAGAGGTGGCAAGGAATGGCCACTtagagcagagacacctcaggGAAGATGTGGGAATGTCAGGGTGAGAGCTGGGTGGAGAAGCAGGATGGGAGTCAGCAGCCTGAAGGGAAGAGCTGCAGGCATGGGACAGggtagcacaggctgcagcaggcagggccaagggctctggccaggctgaaatCCCAACAGGACCAagggctctgtccccttggctCTGGCAGTTGCCTCTGCCACCAAGGCCTGGGAGGACATTGGATATGgtaatattaaatgcagagGTTTTAGAGAGTTGTGTGACTGTGGTGCAGCTGTTGCccagccatggacaggagagagttcagtgaGTGCTGAGGTAGAGACAAAGTGGAAAGTTGGaaggaccttagagaatggtgcaGCAAATGCACACAAGTGTAAGGCAGAGTCTGTGGCTTTcgcctgtctctgctgccttaGAACTGCTCAGACACAGTGCAGgagttgttgagagaatatgagcAATGTCTGTGCCCATTGGAGTGTAATCCTAATGCAGTCCTAGTGCAGGTGTGTGCAGCCAAGCAGAGTCATTACATGATTTGTAAACCTATtctgtagccttctgatagGAAGTCTCTAAGCCCCTGCTTGGGGTGCAGTGAACAGACTGGATTGGAACTCGCTGATGTTAAGCTTTTTCCCTGTCTCTTACCACCCTCTGATCCTGTGGTGAACAGCctgtgacaggaggagaaacttttctGGGAGGCTTTCAGGCTCTGCTGTTCCAAGGgctgtggtcagggcttggccttTCTGCTCCATAAACCAAGCCCAAGGGTTTCTGCCCtgcactctgcctttgtctcctgCACTCATGGCCTCAATGAGCTGCTCTAAGGAGTCCCTGGGAGGCTTTGTCAGTAACGACCCTCAGTGGGGCCAATCAATGCTTCAAGGCACTGTGGGGCTTtgcactgctggagaggcttgttcaggctgctggcagcacctgagGAGCATGGACTCAGTCCCAAACACTCCATGGGGCTAATTGAAACCCTGCTGAGCCACAActtagcctctgctgcttgccaagagctctgcagctacttGGAGAGGTTTTTGTTCTGAGAAGCATCTGCTCACAATGCTTTGCAAGGGAACATTTCATCACTCTCCAGCAGGAGTTGTCTCTgggcaagcaaagcagagcagagcctgccccaggctgctgccaaggaacagactctgcagcatctgctcagcacaagctgtgtctgacgcagagatgctgccagcagaagcctctgctgaggctctgcacttgctttcctgcctgctccttcttGGGGAGGCCACAGAGTGTCCCAGaatgtcctgccctgctcactgctcaccctcactccccactgcctccagcagaggCCAGAGGCACAGGTGAGGCACAGGATCTCctttgccaggggctgggggtcagggcttGGCCCTTTGCACTCATGAAGCCCCTCCAGGTTTGCTCAGCCTCAGAGCCACCTttagctgctgtcctgagctgtcagctctgcctccagctctctgctctgtccagcccctgcaggggcttcagtgtctccagggatgcttcccttgcatccactgcctcctgctgctctaaGCAGGCACTGGGGACACTTCTGCAGTGTCCCTCCCCGGGACCCATTAAGACTCCAAGCAACTTCAGAGTTGGACTCTGACTCTGAATTCTGCAGAGGTTTCTTCAGCTTCTCAGTCTCTGAGGTTCATGAATTCAGCACCAAAGACACCAGAGGAGTCCTTAAAATGCCTTGGGCTggtcctctgctgctgagctggggcagggtcctgGACTGGAGGGAGGTTCTGGCAAGCAGGCAGCGCTGCAGAGAGACAGCTCTGGCCAGGAGCAgttcctctgcacagcacagcagggctgagggcactgtcagagggtggcagggagatgaggaaggcagagagagcttCGAGGAGGCCAGGATTGGGGGGATGACTGAGAGCTCAAAGAGGAGAAaccttcccagccctggccgTGGGGagtctctgctgcagaagggatCTGCAGTTCCTGGAGCTGCTAAAGCTGCCACATCCCACAGCCTCTGGGATCTCTctgctgcacaggaggaggagaagatgctccagagcagagcttccCATCTGCACCATCGGAGTCAGAGGACatgagagctgctctctgctgggatGGCTGCAAGGGGGTGAGGCTGAGAGGGCACAAAGctcctccagagaaagaggagtCATTCTGAGGGGATTTCTGGGACATGCTCATGGAATTGTCTCCAGGAATTATGCTTTGACTTGTGCAGTGTCTTCTCCTCTTGCAACAGCTGATCCAtgcccaggcagcagatgtccaacagcagctccatcactgagttcctcctgctgccattcgcaggcacacagcagctgcagctgctgcacttctgcctcttcctggccacctacctggctgccctcctgggcaacagcctcatcatcaccaccatcgcctggcaccaccacctgcacacccccatgtacttcttcctcctcaacctTGCCCTCCTTGACCTGGGTGCCAtctccagcactgtgcccaagTCCATGGCCAATTCCCTGTGGAAccacagggacatctcctatgCAGGATGTGCTGCTCAGGTCTTCTTTGTATTGTTCTTGATTGACACAGAGTTTTTTCTCCTCACCATCATGGCCTACGACCGCTACgttgccatctgcagacccctgcactatggcaccctcctgggcagcagagcttgtgcccacatggcagcagctgcctgggcctgtGGCTTTCTCtatgctctgctgcacacagccaatacattttccctgcccctctgccagggcaatgcTGTGCACCAGTTCTTCTGTGAGATCCCCCAGATCCtcaagctctcctgctccacagcctaccTCAGGGAACTTTGGCTTCTTGTGGTCAGTGTCTGTTTGGCATTTGGCTGTTTTGTGTTCATTGTGGTGTCCTATGTGCAGAtcttcagggcagtgctgaggatgccctctcagcagggacgccacaaagcctttgccacctgcctccctcacctggctgtgctctctctgtttCTCAGCACTGGCTTCTTTGCCTACCTGAAGCCCCCTTCCATGTCCTCCCCATCCTTGAACCTGGTTGTGTCAGTTCTGTACTCAgtggtgcctccagcagtgaaccctctcatctacagcctgaggaaccaggagctgaaggctgccctgagcaaactgctccctggatgctttcagaagcaataaactctttgtctcctgctgcagagcagctctgatgttCCACAGAGGCAGTgatctgctcagggcagtgtctGAAAGCTTAGGGCTTCTTCCAGAGTTTCTCTCAAGAGTATGCCAAGTAAATTGTGCCACATATGAACAGAGCAGGGAACAGCTACAGTGTGTgagtgtgcagggcagtgtcaccACACAGCAGTGTCCTCACACAGCCAGGCCTCCTGCAAGAGACCTGTAGGGCCAGCAGAGATGGGTCTGATCTGTGCCTGTGTTCACTGCACACCCTGGgggagctgccccagggcagtcATCCTGGACGAGCTCCTCACAACCACAGtttccagcactgccctctCACCGCGGCTTGGAGAGGTTCTTTGTGCCTCcatggcagcacaggcagcaggacatCAGCAGTGCCTGTTTGCAGTGGGCAGGTGAGATGTCAGCAGATGAGGTGAGGTGAACCTGGGTGAGCATAACCATCATCAGCTGTTCCTGGGGGCGCAAAGCACTGGAGGTTTAAGGAGCCCCCAGCcacgggcagaggcagcagaaggccagggagagtggctgctgcaggacaAGGCATGTGTGAGTGATGGGGAAAGATTCTGCCTCTGAACATCTCAGGGTGCACCAGGAGTCCACAAGGCCACTTCAGATACGGACACCTGACAGAGCCCTGACACTTCTCTGAGTGACTGCAGGATCAAACTCCACTGCTCCAGGGAGATTCATCTTGGACAGGCTCATTGCAAATGTTCCTGTCTGCTCATGTCACCCTTGCTGGCCTGAGCCCTGAAATGTGCACAGAGCCATCAAGTGGGTCTGGGCTCCTTGGAAAAGGCATTTTCAAGAAGGCtaagaaggaggaaggggcaAATTCCAGGCTGCTCACCCTCACCACAGCCCCTGGGAATCTGATAGGTCAAACCCTCCTGCAGCCAAGAGAGGGACTGAAGAACCTGTCTGGGTAGCAGCAAGGAGATGTTTTGTGCCTGGACCTTTGTCAGGACTTTGCCATGGTCTCCCACAGTCtctttagggccaggctggtgaGAGCAGGACTGAAGGAATGGATGAGGAGGTGGGTGGGAAGCCAGCTGGTGGGGCAGGGCCAAAtgtcaccagtgcagagtgctcctggcagccactTCCCATTGGCATCCCTCAGGGCAAGCCCTTAGGCCAGCTCTGTGAAGTGTCTTCATCAGCAGCTCCTCCCATCTGACCCAGGGCCCTTGCAGCTCCTTTGGGGATGAGGCCTAACTGGGCAGAGCCCTTGAGGGACCTCATCTGCTTAACCCTGCCTTGAGCAGCACCATTGGACAAGATGCTGTGCAGGGACCTCTTGCACAAATGCACCAGCAGaggtccagcagctcctctggggaAGGTTTCTGCACTCAGACCCTTGGCAGGAACTCTGCCAGGTGGATTTGGTGAAACTTTGACCTGCTCAGGGTCTGGCCACAAGGAGGGTGGTGGTTGGGCATGGGATCATGTGGTCAGCTGTGCCTCAGTAGGAAGCCAAGGACAGTGCAGGGGCTGTGAGGTCACTTCTGCCTCAGGAGAGGAttggccagcagcaggaacaCATCTGGGAAAGGGAGTGTGAGGTGAGCTGTGTCTGCAGGAGCTGATAgggcagcccttggctcatgGCAGATGTGCTTTTGagctcccagctggcagcatctctgccagGCCAGCAGAGGGCACCTGGCTGGCACAGTGACtgtgagctcctctctgcccaagGGCCTGGGCTCAGCCCAGGGAGGGGCTCATGGTTTGGTTgctgtgtctctgctgcctgaggatgtgattgggcagcagcaggcacagggcttgGTGGTGTCtgtctgaggagctgcagggcctgcagccctgggagctcATGGTGAGGCCACTCCTGTCTGCACAGCTGAAAGGCCACAGGGAGGCTGATGGGTTGGGTGCCTGCTGAAAGGTCGTTTCCCAGGGGGCAAAGCTTTCCTTGGAGGTaggaaacagcagcacagaggagcactgCCACATGGTGCAGCTTGGCAGGtacaggctggacatgaggagcaagAA
Coding sequences within it:
- the LOC135174095 gene encoding olfactory receptor 14A16-like codes for the protein MSNSSSITEFLLLPFAGTQQLQLLHFCLFLATYLAALLGNSLIITTIAWHHHLHTPMYFFLLNLALLDLGAISSTVPKSMANSLWNHRDISYAGCAAQVFFVLFLIDTEFFLLTIMAYDRYVAICRPLHYGTLLGSRACAHMAAAAWACGFLYALLHTANTFSLPLCQGNAVHQFFCEIPQILKLSCSTAYLRELWLLVVSVCLAFGCFVFIVVSYVQIFRAVLRMPSQQGRHKAFATCLPHLAVLSLFLSTGFFAYLKPPSMSSPSLNLVVSVLYSVVPPAVNPLIYSLRNQELKAALSKLLPGCFQKQ